One genomic segment of Myxococcales bacterium includes these proteins:
- the hypD gene encoding hydrogenase formation protein HypD codes for MTAQLAFRDVARGRLLQARLEQAMGRASQPVTVMHVCGSHEQAIARYGLRARFPSNLLVQMGPGCPVCVTDAPEIDACVALAQQGLRIVTYGDMLRVPGRAMSLEDARARGARVDVIYAATQAADIARGSDEPVVFFATGFETTAVATAAVLLSNPPPNLFVLSAHKWVPAAMDVVASAPDTRIEGYLAAGHAATITGHGVFESFVAKYRRPVVVAGFEPLDILAGLVLLVEHVLDGSATVVNAFPRCVKREGNRRAMDALFRVFEASDGEWRGIARVSRGNLSLRAAYAAHDASVRFAAKLAAAPAVAERADASECRCGGIMMGLQKPTDCRLFGKACRPEAPVGACMVSTEGVCRIWHEHGLADAEGSP; via the coding sequence ATGACGGCGCAGCTCGCGTTCCGTGACGTCGCGCGCGGGCGCCTGCTCCAGGCGCGCCTCGAGCAGGCCATGGGGCGCGCGAGCCAGCCGGTTACTGTGATGCACGTCTGCGGTAGCCACGAGCAAGCGATCGCGCGCTACGGGCTACGGGCTCGATTTCCAAGCAACCTGCTCGTTCAGATGGGCCCCGGGTGCCCCGTCTGCGTGACCGATGCGCCGGAGATCGACGCCTGCGTGGCGCTCGCCCAGCAGGGCCTCCGCATCGTGACCTACGGCGACATGCTGCGGGTGCCGGGCCGCGCCATGTCGCTCGAGGACGCGCGAGCCAGAGGCGCGCGCGTCGACGTCATCTACGCAGCCACCCAGGCGGCGGACATCGCGCGCGGCAGCGACGAGCCCGTGGTGTTCTTCGCCACCGGCTTCGAGACCACCGCGGTCGCGACCGCGGCGGTGCTGCTCTCCAACCCGCCGCCCAACCTCTTCGTGCTCTCGGCGCACAAGTGGGTCCCGGCGGCTATGGACGTGGTGGCTAGCGCGCCCGACACCAGGATCGAGGGCTACCTCGCTGCCGGGCACGCAGCCACGATCACGGGCCACGGAGTCTTCGAGTCGTTCGTCGCCAAGTACCGTCGGCCCGTCGTCGTTGCGGGGTTCGAGCCGCTCGACATCCTCGCCGGCCTGGTGCTGCTCGTCGAACACGTCCTCGATGGGAGTGCGACGGTCGTCAACGCCTTCCCTCGTTGCGTCAAGCGCGAGGGCAACCGCCGCGCCATGGACGCGCTCTTCCGCGTCTTCGAGGCCAGCGACGGCGAGTGGCGCGGCATCGCGCGCGTCTCGAGAGGCAACCTGAGCCTCCGGGCAGCATACGCGGCGCACGACGCGAGCGTCCGGTTCGCGGCCAAGCTCGCGGCGGCGCCGGCTGTCGCCGAGCGGGCCGACGCGTCCGAGTGTCGGTGCGGCGGGATCATGATGGGGCTCCAGAAGCCCACCGATTGTCGTCTCTTCGGCAAAGCGTGCCGCCCCGAGGCGCCGGTTGGCGCATGCATGGTGAGCACCGAGGGAGTGTGCCGGATCTGGCACGAGCACGGCCTCGCCGACGCCGAGGGGTCGCCATGA
- a CDS encoding NADP oxidoreductase, producing the protein MVVAEMKKLRVATTSLAGCFGCHMSLLDIDERLVPLLELIELDSSPLTDIKHCGPCDIGLVEGGLCNAENVHKLRELRANCKILVAVGACAINGGLPAQRNHLDIRDCLQTVYLTGLGVERGFIPNDPELPLPLKQVHPLHDVVKIDYFLPGCPPSADAIWQFLTDLIAGRTPHLGHGLIHYD; encoded by the coding sequence ATGGTGGTGGCCGAGATGAAGAAGCTCCGCGTCGCCACGACGTCGCTGGCGGGGTGTTTTGGCTGCCACATGTCGCTGCTCGACATCGATGAGCGCCTCGTGCCGCTCCTCGAGCTCATCGAACTCGACTCCTCCCCGCTCACCGACATCAAGCACTGCGGGCCCTGTGACATCGGGCTCGTCGAGGGCGGCCTCTGCAACGCCGAAAACGTGCACAAGCTCCGCGAGTTGCGGGCGAACTGCAAAATCCTGGTCGCCGTGGGCGCCTGCGCGATCAACGGCGGCCTGCCCGCGCAGCGTAACCACCTCGACATTCGCGACTGCCTGCAGACCGTCTACCTCACCGGCCTTGGCGTCGAGCGCGGCTTCATTCCGAACGATCCCGAGCTCCCGCTGCCGCTCAAGCAGGTTCACCCGCTGCACGACGTAGTGAAGATCGACTACTTCCTCCCCGGCTGCCCGCCTTCGGCTGATGCGATCTGGCAGTTCCTCACCGACCTCATCGCCGGCCGCACCCCTCACCTGGGCCACGGGCTCATCCACTACGACTGA
- a CDS encoding hydrogenase maturation nickel metallochaperone HypA, translating to MHEISLVHSLFDQADRAIAPHKSRAVRLMKVRIGELAGVDAGLFRTAFDGCRTERGYAAAALEIDLERAAWSCAACGAALTQGDRLRCTACDGEARLTKGGDLILDRLELEVVDV from the coding sequence ATGCACGAGATCTCGCTGGTCCATTCGCTCTTCGATCAAGCCGATCGCGCCATCGCTCCGCATAAGAGCCGCGCGGTGCGCTTGATGAAGGTGCGCATCGGTGAGCTCGCGGGGGTCGACGCCGGCCTCTTCCGCACCGCCTTCGACGGCTGCCGCACGGAGCGCGGCTACGCGGCGGCGGCGCTCGAGATCGACCTGGAGCGCGCCGCGTGGAGCTGCGCCGCATGTGGCGCGGCGTTGACCCAAGGGGACCGGCTTCGCTGCACCGCTTGCGACGGCGAGGCGAGGCTCACCAAAGGGGGAGACCTCATCCTGGATCGGCTGGAGCTGGAGGTCGTCGATGTGTGA
- the hypB gene encoding hydrogenase nickel incorporation protein HypB has protein sequence MCEVCGCGDPHKVSLDVHASLLSDNDREAHHLREHFATAGVLALNVMGSPGSGKTALIEAAALALRGRLRLAGVSGDLATSLDAERLARAGVRAAPITTGSACHLDASMVHHALHDASLAAAVDACDVFFIENVGNLVCPAIYDLGQAANVVVLSVTEGVDKPLKYPVMFRKADLVILSKVDLLPYLPGVSVAALRENLGRVMPSARAVEVSATTGDGVTGFIDWLEQQRAR, from the coding sequence ATGTGTGAAGTCTGCGGTTGCGGCGATCCGCACAAGGTCTCGTTGGACGTTCACGCGTCGCTCCTCTCGGACAACGATCGCGAGGCCCATCACTTGCGCGAGCACTTCGCAACGGCCGGCGTCCTAGCCTTGAACGTCATGGGCTCGCCTGGCTCGGGCAAGACGGCCCTCATCGAAGCCGCGGCGCTCGCGCTCCGCGGGCGGCTTCGCCTGGCCGGCGTCAGCGGCGACCTCGCCACGTCGCTCGATGCCGAGCGCCTGGCGCGGGCTGGCGTCCGCGCGGCGCCCATCACCACCGGCTCGGCGTGTCACCTCGACGCGTCGATGGTGCACCACGCGCTCCATGACGCGTCGCTGGCGGCGGCCGTCGACGCCTGTGACGTCTTCTTCATCGAGAACGTAGGCAACCTGGTCTGCCCGGCGATCTACGATCTCGGGCAGGCCGCCAACGTGGTGGTGTTGTCGGTCACCGAGGGCGTCGACAAGCCGCTGAAGTATCCAGTCATGTTCCGCAAGGCCGACCTCGTGATCCTCTCGAAGGTCGACCTGCTCCCGTACCTGCCCGGCGTGTCCGTCGCGGCGCTACGGGAGAACCTGGGGCGCGTGATGCCGTCGGCTCGCGCCGTCGAAGTCTCCGCAACGACGGGCGACGGCGTGACGGGCTTCATCGATTGGCTCGAGCAACAGCGCGCGAGATGA
- a CDS encoding Ni/Fe hydrogenase subunit alpha, which yields MTFPLDTAEHPEKLRRVVIEPVSRVEGHGKVTILLDDQKKVHQVRLHIVEFRGFERFIQGRPYWEVPVMVQRLCGICPVSHHLAASKALDSVVGARTLTAAAERIRRLMHYGQILQSHALHFYHLSSPDLLFGFASDVGKRNVVGVLAAYPDIARQGILLRKFGQEVIRITAGKRVHGTGSIPGGVNKRVTADERDELLRPLPDVLAWAQSGVRLVAELHNQNRDLYEQFGTVRSSLLSLVGHDGKLDLYDGVLRARDADGTIIFDGVACDDYGALLRENVRSWSYMKFPFIASRGADDGWYKVGPLARIQNCDAIGTPLAEAARQELMASWPGGLIHAPLAFHWARMIELLHAAEMIAGLLADPLLLGEELVSGGPRGKTAVGIIEAPRGTLIHHYEVDEQDLVTMCNLIVSTTHNNQAMNEAIRQVARQYLDGHEPTEGLLNHIEVAIRAFDPCLSCATHALGKMPLEVEIVDARGALVERLVKDGERL from the coding sequence ATGACCTTTCCTCTCGACACCGCGGAGCATCCAGAGAAGCTCCGGCGCGTCGTGATCGAGCCGGTGTCTCGCGTGGAGGGACACGGCAAGGTCACCATCCTGCTCGACGATCAGAAGAAGGTGCACCAGGTGCGCCTCCATATCGTGGAGTTCCGCGGCTTCGAGCGCTTCATCCAGGGCCGCCCGTATTGGGAGGTGCCCGTGATGGTGCAGCGGCTCTGCGGCATCTGCCCCGTAAGCCACCACCTCGCAGCGTCGAAGGCGCTCGATAGCGTCGTCGGCGCCCGCACGCTCACAGCCGCCGCCGAGCGGATCCGGCGGCTCATGCACTACGGCCAGATCCTCCAGTCGCACGCGCTGCACTTCTACCACCTCTCGTCGCCGGACCTGCTCTTCGGCTTCGCGAGCGACGTCGGCAAGCGCAACGTCGTGGGCGTCCTCGCCGCCTATCCGGACATCGCGCGGCAGGGCATCCTGCTCCGCAAGTTCGGTCAAGAGGTGATCCGGATCACCGCGGGCAAGCGCGTCCACGGCACCGGCTCGATCCCGGGCGGCGTGAACAAGCGGGTCACCGCTGACGAGCGCGACGAGCTCCTCCGGCCGCTCCCCGATGTGCTCGCATGGGCCCAGTCAGGCGTGAGGCTCGTCGCCGAGCTCCACAACCAGAACCGCGATCTCTACGAGCAGTTCGGCACCGTCCGCTCAAGTCTCCTCTCGTTGGTGGGGCATGACGGCAAGCTCGACCTCTACGACGGCGTGCTGCGCGCGCGCGACGCCGACGGGACAATCATCTTCGACGGCGTCGCGTGCGACGACTACGGGGCGCTGCTTCGCGAGAACGTTCGCTCGTGGAGCTACATGAAGTTCCCGTTCATCGCCTCGCGTGGTGCCGACGACGGTTGGTACAAAGTCGGGCCGCTCGCCCGCATCCAAAACTGCGACGCCATCGGAACGCCCTTGGCGGAGGCTGCGCGGCAGGAGCTGATGGCGAGCTGGCCGGGCGGCCTCATCCATGCGCCGCTCGCGTTCCACTGGGCGAGGATGATCGAGCTGCTTCACGCCGCCGAGATGATCGCGGGTCTCCTCGCTGACCCGCTGCTCCTGGGAGAGGAGCTCGTCTCCGGCGGGCCGCGCGGGAAGACGGCGGTGGGAATCATCGAGGCGCCGCGGGGCACCCTCATTCATCACTACGAGGTCGACGAGCAGGACCTCGTGACGATGTGCAACCTCATCGTCTCGACGACGCACAACAACCAGGCGATGAACGAGGCGATTCGCCAGGTCGCGCGGCAGTACCTCGACGGGCACGAGCCGACGGAAGGGCTCCTTAACCACATCGAGGTGGCCATTCGGGCCTTCGACCCGTGCCTATCCTGCGCGACCCACGCCCTGGGCAAAATGCCGCTCGAGGTCGAGATCGTCGACGCCAGAGGGGCGCTCGTCGAGCGTCTGGTCAAGGACGGCGAACGCCTTTGA
- a CDS encoding (2Fe-2S)-binding protein: MTTPVPNASQDRERRTFQMDGIDVPFDEGQSILEAALAAGKYVPYLCFHPEFKAHGSCKVCTVKVNGRMHASCTTPAHEGDVVESNVDELNDVRKTLVQFLFTEGNHFCPSCEASGSCTLQAVAYDLGMTTAHYSPLFPDRPLDASHPDVLLDFNRCILCELCVRASAIVDKKSVFALSGRGITKHLVVSSESGKLVDTALAVTDKAMSVCPVGVILRKREGFKIPIGERKYDAHPIREVAVAPHDKE; the protein is encoded by the coding sequence GTGACCACACCCGTACCTAACGCGTCACAAGACCGCGAGCGACGGACCTTCCAGATGGATGGCATCGACGTCCCCTTCGACGAGGGGCAGTCGATCCTCGAGGCGGCGCTGGCCGCTGGAAAATACGTGCCGTACTTGTGCTTTCACCCGGAGTTCAAGGCGCACGGGAGCTGCAAAGTCTGCACCGTGAAGGTCAACGGCCGCATGCACGCCAGCTGCACCACGCCGGCGCACGAGGGCGACGTCGTCGAGTCGAACGTCGACGAGCTGAACGACGTAAGAAAGACGCTCGTGCAGTTCCTCTTCACGGAGGGGAATCACTTCTGCCCCTCTTGCGAGGCAAGCGGGAGCTGTACCCTCCAAGCCGTGGCCTACGACCTCGGCATGACGACGGCGCACTACAGCCCGCTCTTCCCAGACCGGCCCCTCGACGCGTCGCATCCCGACGTGCTCCTCGACTTCAACCGCTGCATCCTCTGCGAGCTCTGCGTGCGCGCCAGCGCGATCGTGGACAAGAAGAGCGTCTTCGCGCTCTCGGGGCGCGGCATCACGAAACACCTCGTCGTCAGCTCCGAGTCCGGCAAGCTCGTGGACACGGCGCTCGCCGTCACCGACAAGGCCATGAGCGTCTGTCCCGTCGGCGTCATCCTGAGGAAGCGCGAGGGGTTCAAGATCCCCATCGGCGAGCGCAAGTACGACGCGCATCCCATCCGCGAGGTCGCCGTGGCCCCGCACGACAAGGAGTGA
- the hypE gene encoding hydrogenase expression/formation protein HypE — MSRERERDELGARVALAQGAGGPAMRSLIESVFLADVTDPEARAMGDGAAIALGDRWLVVTTDAHVVSPVFFPGGDIGRLAVSGVVNDLAMMGACDVLALTSSVIVEEGFAIEALRRIHASMQLACREAGTRVVTGDTKVMRKGEVDGVVLSTSGIGLTDRVVRDSGLAIGDAILITGTLGDHGLAVLGARNGLGLEGELRSDVAPLNGLIRAALAAGGTELHAMKDPTRGGVTSALAEMADKAGVAIVLDEAALPMSAAGRAAAELLGIDPLIVANEGKALLGVHPSAAGRVLAALRAHPLGRDAACIGRVTDGEKGSLLMDTGFGTRRLFERDGDPLPRIC; from the coding sequence ATGAGCCGAGAGCGTGAACGTGATGAGCTCGGCGCGCGCGTGGCGCTGGCGCAGGGCGCGGGCGGGCCGGCGATGCGCTCGCTCATCGAATCTGTCTTCCTCGCCGATGTGACCGACCCCGAGGCGCGGGCGATGGGCGACGGCGCGGCGATCGCGCTCGGCGATCGATGGCTCGTCGTGACGACCGACGCGCACGTCGTCTCGCCGGTCTTCTTTCCTGGCGGCGACATCGGACGCTTGGCCGTCTCGGGTGTCGTCAACGATCTGGCGATGATGGGCGCGTGCGACGTGCTCGCGCTCACCTCGAGCGTCATCGTCGAAGAAGGGTTCGCCATCGAGGCCCTCCGGCGCATTCACGCGTCGATGCAGTTGGCCTGTCGCGAGGCCGGCACGCGCGTCGTGACCGGCGACACCAAGGTGATGCGCAAGGGAGAGGTCGACGGCGTGGTGCTCTCGACGAGCGGCATCGGCCTCACCGATCGCGTCGTGCGCGACTCTGGCCTCGCGATCGGTGACGCGATCCTCATCACGGGCACCCTCGGCGACCACGGCCTCGCTGTCCTCGGCGCCCGGAACGGTCTCGGCCTCGAGGGAGAGCTCCGCTCCGACGTGGCGCCGCTGAATGGCCTCATCCGCGCGGCGCTCGCGGCAGGAGGTACGGAGCTCCACGCGATGAAGGACCCGACGCGCGGCGGCGTGACGAGCGCCCTCGCCGAGATGGCGGACAAGGCCGGCGTGGCCATTGTCTTGGACGAGGCGGCCCTGCCGATGAGCGCGGCGGGCCGCGCCGCGGCCGAGCTCCTCGGGATCGACCCGCTCATCGTCGCCAACGAAGGAAAGGCGCTCCTCGGCGTCCATCCGAGCGCTGCCGGGCGCGTCCTCGCGGCGCTCCGCGCGCACCCGCTCGGTCGGGACGCCGCGTGCATCGGGCGGGTCACCGACGGCGAGAAGGGGAGCTTGCTCATGGACACCGGTTTCGGCACGCGCCGCCTCTTCGAGCGCGACGGCGATCCGCTGCCGAGGATCTGCTAG
- the hypF gene encoding carbamoyltransferase HypF, which produces MTTRAPLLVLAIGNPSRGDDALGPLFLERVSVALATEIASGAIELVTDFQLQIEHALDLEGRRRVVFVDASVRAAPPFEFSRLSAERDGSSSTHAMSPGAVLATYRGISGEPPESWVLAIRGERFELGEPLSDPAEAHLEAALAFFVAEARGRAPAPPWGRRLEIEGTVQGVGFRPWVYRTALRLGLTGQVWNTPRGVTIEAFGPESAAEALVRAVQSDAPPAARVRALSSSPIPWREEGDFTIASSEAGGGATMVLPPDLATCAACLREVDAADDRHHGYAFTSCTACGPRFAIAEALPYDRATTTMAAFTPCAACAGEYAHPEDRRFHAETVACAACGPRVWLADVRGEELAVAEPLEAAAALLLDGKILGLKGLGAFHLVCDATNAAAVVELRRRKRRDAQPFAVMVLDVDAAEALAEFDDASRAAVTSAARPIVLVPARSSSSLAGDVNGPSRRTGVVLPYTPLHHLLTERVARPLVVTSGNPTGGPAVIDHAAARALLGGLVDAFLLHDRPIVRRVEDSVVAASAGGTRVVRRARGLAPAPIRLPASAREPVLAVGGHMKNTACLVVGDLAYLTPHLGDLDLVESEAAWRRDVEGFEQLLGLRANVLAHDLHPEYASTRYALARPARRRIGVQHHVAHVLAAVAELGLREPVIGVVFDGTGWGTDGTSWGAEILLVDDGRWQRVSSFRALPLAGGERAIKEVWRVAFAALCEAFGRTEALALAPRFDVFGGPSRRSLETIATMVATGVSTVKARGMGRWFDAIGALALSLPRAGFDGHVALALEEAADRGEVDAYPVGLPSALALDEELGAAHEIDLRPTVRAVANELLSGSPPGRVAARFHRTVVEATASVVARVIGATGLCRVVLSGGSFQNRILERDLTSRLGVERVVTAREVPLNDGGIALGQALGAVLALASESR; this is translated from the coding sequence TTGACGACGCGCGCGCCGCTTCTCGTCCTCGCGATCGGCAATCCCTCGCGCGGCGACGACGCGTTGGGTCCGCTGTTCCTCGAGCGCGTGAGCGTGGCGCTGGCGACCGAGATCGCGAGCGGAGCTATCGAGCTCGTCACCGACTTCCAGCTTCAGATCGAGCACGCTCTCGATCTCGAGGGACGCCGCCGCGTCGTGTTCGTCGACGCGAGCGTGCGCGCGGCGCCGCCGTTCGAGTTCTCCCGGCTCTCGGCTGAGCGTGACGGCTCGTCCTCGACGCACGCGATGTCGCCGGGGGCGGTTCTCGCGACCTATCGCGGGATCAGCGGTGAGCCACCCGAGTCGTGGGTCCTCGCGATCCGTGGCGAGCGCTTCGAGCTCGGCGAACCGCTCTCCGACCCGGCAGAGGCGCACCTGGAAGCCGCGCTGGCGTTCTTCGTCGCCGAGGCTCGAGGGCGCGCCCCGGCGCCGCCCTGGGGACGGCGCCTCGAGATCGAGGGCACCGTCCAGGGCGTGGGCTTCCGGCCGTGGGTCTATCGAACCGCGCTGCGGCTCGGGCTCACGGGCCAGGTCTGGAACACGCCTCGGGGCGTCACCATCGAGGCGTTCGGTCCCGAGTCCGCAGCAGAGGCGCTCGTTCGCGCCGTCCAGAGCGACGCGCCGCCGGCGGCGCGCGTGCGCGCTCTCAGCTCGTCGCCCATACCCTGGCGCGAAGAGGGGGACTTCACGATCGCCTCGAGCGAGGCGGGGGGGGGCGCCACGATGGTCCTGCCGCCGGACCTCGCAACGTGCGCCGCGTGCCTTCGCGAAGTAGACGCGGCCGACGACCGTCATCACGGCTACGCGTTTACCAGTTGCACGGCGTGCGGTCCGCGCTTCGCCATCGCGGAGGCTCTCCCGTACGACCGCGCGACCACGACGATGGCGGCGTTCACGCCGTGCGCTGCGTGCGCCGGCGAGTATGCGCATCCGGAAGATCGCCGCTTCCACGCAGAGACCGTGGCGTGCGCTGCCTGCGGTCCGCGCGTGTGGCTCGCCGACGTGCGCGGCGAAGAGCTCGCGGTCGCCGAACCGCTCGAGGCCGCGGCGGCGCTGCTCCTCGATGGGAAGATCCTCGGCCTAAAGGGGCTCGGCGCCTTCCACCTCGTCTGCGACGCCACGAACGCCGCCGCCGTCGTGGAGCTCCGCCGGCGCAAGCGACGCGACGCGCAGCCCTTCGCGGTGATGGTCTTGGACGTCGACGCGGCGGAGGCGCTCGCCGAGTTCGACGACGCGTCGCGTGCCGCGGTCACCTCGGCCGCGCGTCCTATCGTGCTCGTGCCCGCCCGGTCCTCCTCTTCGCTCGCGGGTGACGTAAACGGACCGTCGCGGCGCACCGGGGTCGTCCTTCCGTACACGCCGCTTCATCACCTCCTCACGGAGCGCGTGGCGCGCCCCCTCGTCGTCACCTCGGGGAACCCCACCGGTGGGCCCGCGGTGATCGATCACGCGGCGGCGCGTGCGCTCCTCGGAGGGCTCGTCGACGCCTTCCTGCTCCACGATCGGCCGATCGTGCGCCGCGTCGAGGACTCGGTCGTCGCCGCCTCGGCCGGCGGTACGCGCGTCGTGCGTCGCGCCCGCGGCCTCGCTCCCGCACCGATCAGGCTCCCGGCGAGCGCGCGCGAGCCGGTGCTCGCGGTCGGCGGTCACATGAAGAACACAGCGTGCCTCGTCGTCGGCGACCTCGCGTACCTGACGCCCCACCTCGGCGATCTCGATCTCGTCGAGAGCGAGGCGGCGTGGCGACGTGACGTCGAAGGCTTCGAGCAGCTCCTCGGGCTGCGCGCCAACGTGCTCGCTCACGATCTGCACCCCGAGTACGCCTCCACGCGCTACGCGCTCGCGCGGCCCGCGCGGCGGCGCATCGGCGTCCAGCACCACGTCGCTCACGTCCTCGCCGCGGTCGCCGAGCTCGGCCTGCGCGAGCCGGTCATCGGTGTCGTCTTCGACGGCACCGGCTGGGGGACTGACGGTACGTCGTGGGGCGCGGAGATCTTGCTCGTCGACGACGGCCGCTGGCAGCGCGTGAGCAGCTTCCGGGCGCTCCCGTTGGCAGGCGGAGAGCGCGCGATCAAGGAAGTGTGGCGCGTCGCGTTCGCCGCGCTGTGTGAAGCGTTCGGCCGAACAGAAGCCCTGGCTCTTGCGCCGCGGTTCGACGTGTTCGGCGGACCGTCGCGGCGATCGCTCGAGACGATCGCCACCATGGTGGCGACGGGGGTCTCCACCGTGAAGGCCCGCGGCATGGGTCGATGGTTCGACGCCATCGGCGCGCTCGCGCTGTCTCTCCCGCGCGCAGGATTCGACGGCCACGTCGCGCTCGCGCTCGAGGAGGCCGCTGACCGTGGTGAAGTAGACGCTTACCCAGTCGGACTTCCTTCCGCGCTCGCGCTCGACGAAGAGCTCGGAGCCGCCCACGAGATCGATCTGAGGCCCACGGTACGCGCCGTGGCAAACGAGCTCCTCTCGGGCTCCCCACCGGGCCGCGTCGCGGCCCGGTTCCACCGCACCGTCGTCGAAGCGACGGCGTCCGTCGTGGCCCGCGTCATCGGCGCGACGGGCCTATGCCGCGTCGTGTTGTCCGGGGGGAGCTTCCAGAACCGCATCCTCGAGCGAGACCTCACCTCGCGCCTCGGTGTGGAGCGCGTCGTGACGGCACGCGAGGTGCCTCTGAACGACGGCGGGATCGCGCTCGGCCAAGCCCTTGGCGCAGTCCTCGCGCTGGCCTCGGAATCGAGGTAA
- a CDS encoding sigma 54-interacting transcriptional regulator, protein MSTDDDLKTEVQRQPPLALVSRRRSLVLSWTDQAGAHRESIEGRTLLGTSTDATLTLQDRSVSRLHAELERRGDGHIWIRDLGSTNGTWVDGVMVERARVTAGCTLRLGATSILVETGSVSDVPLWPDYRFGALVARSELMREFFMLLSSYATTESSVLVQGETGTGKELVARTLHEASRRAQGPFIVVDCGALPESLLESELFGHTKGAFTGALGARVGALEAADGGTVFLDEIGELPLAMQPKLLRVLESKTIRRLGEAEHRRIDVRFVAATHQDLRGMVARGAFREDLYFRLAVLPAFLAPLRDRPDDIPLLLNVFLAGHAVQVPKDIVAALLTRPWAGNVRELRSFAERVVAVGPEKAWAITRSGDDLGAPEPRVLPASADGTLSVSIEVPFKILREQWIDRLERDYLTRLIAKHGRREVPTLADAAGLDRSYVHRLLRKHGL, encoded by the coding sequence GTGAGCACGGACGACGACCTCAAGACCGAGGTTCAGCGACAGCCGCCGCTAGCGTTGGTGTCCCGCCGACGATCCCTCGTGCTCTCGTGGACCGATCAGGCGGGGGCACACCGCGAGAGCATCGAAGGGCGCACGCTCCTGGGTACGTCAACCGACGCGACCCTCACGCTGCAAGATCGCAGCGTGTCCCGACTTCACGCCGAGCTGGAGCGACGCGGCGACGGCCACATCTGGATCCGCGATCTCGGCAGCACCAACGGGACGTGGGTCGACGGCGTCATGGTCGAGCGCGCGCGCGTCACCGCAGGCTGCACCCTGCGCCTCGGCGCCACCAGCATCCTCGTAGAGACCGGCAGCGTCAGCGACGTCCCGCTGTGGCCCGACTACCGTTTCGGCGCGCTCGTGGCGCGCTCCGAGCTGATGCGAGAGTTTTTCATGTTGCTCTCGAGCTACGCGACCACCGAGTCATCGGTCTTGGTCCAAGGCGAGACCGGCACCGGCAAAGAGCTCGTGGCGCGCACGCTGCACGAAGCGTCACGCCGCGCCCAAGGCCCCTTCATCGTCGTCGACTGCGGCGCCCTACCCGAGTCCTTGCTCGAGAGCGAGCTCTTCGGCCACACGAAAGGCGCGTTCACGGGCGCGCTTGGCGCCCGCGTCGGCGCCCTCGAAGCTGCTGACGGTGGAACGGTGTTCCTCGACGAGATCGGTGAGCTTCCCCTCGCGATGCAGCCCAAGCTGCTTCGCGTCCTCGAGTCCAAGACGATTCGGCGCTTGGGCGAAGCCGAGCACCGGCGCATCGATGTCCGCTTCGTGGCGGCGACGCACCAAGACCTCCGCGGCATGGTGGCGCGCGGCGCATTCCGCGAGGATCTCTACTTTCGCCTCGCGGTGCTGCCCGCCTTTCTGGCGCCGCTTCGTGACCGGCCCGACGACATCCCCCTCTTGCTCAACGTCTTTCTCGCAGGGCACGCCGTCCAAGTGCCAAAAGACATCGTGGCAGCGCTTCTCACGCGCCCGTGGGCGGGCAACGTGCGCGAGCTTCGCAGCTTCGCGGAGCGGGTTGTCGCCGTGGGGCCCGAGAAGGCTTGGGCCATCACTCGGTCCGGCGACGACCTCGGCGCGCCCGAGCCGAGAGTCCTTCCTGCGAGCGCCGACGGGACCCTGTCGGTTTCCATCGAGGTGCCCTTCAAGATCTTGCGGGAGCAGTGGATTGATCGGCTCGAGCGCGACTACCTCACGCGACTCATCGCGAAGCACGGTCGAAGAGAGGTCCCGACCCTCGCTGACGCGGCGGGTCTCGATCGGAGCTACGTGCACCGCCTGCTGCGAAAGCACGGGCTCTAA
- a CDS encoding HypC/HybG/HupF family hydrogenase formation chaperone produces the protein MCLGVPGQILEIDGTTALVDFWGVRRKVALDVVDEAVTIGDHVLVHVGFAIRRIAPEDLAETLAFFEAMTQEELEGVAPDARRAREKEPAEPK, from the coding sequence GTGTGTCTAGGAGTGCCTGGCCAGATTCTCGAGATCGACGGCACCACCGCCCTGGTCGACTTCTGGGGGGTTCGCCGGAAGGTCGCACTCGACGTCGTCGACGAGGCGGTGACCATCGGTGATCACGTGCTGGTGCACGTGGGGTTCGCCATCCGGCGGATCGCGCCGGAGGACCTCGCCGAGACGCTCGCGTTCTTTGAGGCCATGACGCAGGAAGAGCTGGAGGGCGTCGCGCCGGACGCGCGCCGGGCGCGAGAGAAAGAGCCCGCGGAGCCCAAATGA